A single region of the Gossypium arboreum isolate Shixiya-1 chromosome 12, ASM2569848v2, whole genome shotgun sequence genome encodes:
- the LOC108460229 gene encoding protein NETWORKED 1D-like yields MATVMHSDSKGMYSWWWNSHISPKNSKWLQENLTDMDTKVKQMIKLIEEDADSFARRAEMYYKKRPELMKLVEEFYRAYRAMAERYDHATGVLRQAHRTMAEAFPNQVPLVFGDESPGGSATEVGPCSPEMPPHLRAFSEPDELQKDAVGLSSYAIKRNGEFSEESESAMSRKGHKQFNDMFGSDEATNHVKFAEGRARKSLNFHDTEEKDQSLQNNGVPDLSVQVPSESERVSKAEMEILNLKDALAKLEAEKEAGLLEYRQSLERLSNLEQEVSRAQEDSLGLNERASQAEAEVLTLKDALTKLEAEREANLFRYQQCLEKINNLENSISHAQKNAGELNERASKAEIEAQALKQDLTKVEAEKKDALAQYKQCLETISDLEQTLLNAEESARRMTERAEKAETELETLKLVVVELTKDKEAAALQYQQCLETISSLANKLDRAQEEAQRLNREKDEGAAKLKGAEERCSMLERTNQNLHTEFESLVQKMGDQSQEITEKQKEMGRLWTSIQEERLRFMEAETAFHTLQRLHSQSREELRSLATELQNRAQNLQDSETRNQGLEAELQRVKDENKGLNELNLSSAMSIENLQEEILRLRETIAKLEAEVELRLDQRNALQQEIYCLKEELNDFNKRHQDMTGQLKSVGLTPENFASSVKELQDENRKLKDVCERDKDEKLALLEKLKIMEKIIEKNTLLENSLSDLNLELEGVRGRVKTLEESCNSLLGEKSTLAAENNMLISQLQVATENLEKLLKRNNVLENSLFDANSKLEGLRVKLSNLENSCLLLGDEKSGLITQTEGLFAQLDVSQKRFEDLEKRYRGLEEKYVSLEKERELTFCEVEELQKSLEAEKQEHASFAWSQVTALEAQIHFLQVESLCRKKEYEEELDKSVTAQVEIFILQKCAQDLEEKNLSLSLECRKLSEASMLSEKLISELELGNSEKQMDIKSLFDQITILRTGLYEMLRTLEVDAIHGHDDTIEQDQSVLSCVFGRLREKQHSILKSLDENQQFFIENSVLIAILGQLKLEAEDLAKEKNSLHQELKVWSEKFSELQRRAGKLVDMNEELKSKVIEGGQREEVLQTEIGSVRRQLLVLQREHQSSLEDNRKVVDERKSLMKEVLDLGKEKHNLEEENDAVFAEAISQSNITLILKDIIVDNFEEIKHLTDNLDKLKCANDDLHGKLRIMERKFEDMQMENSHLKDSMRNLENELVSVRSVGDRLNDEVSKGKDLLGQKEIVLLEAERMLSSSQEERAQLHEVIEELKTKYEEVKLIGEDQKKQILKLSGEYDHRSKETESIRQGNQKLEVELSRLKEELEETKNREDSLSVELQKGRSEVERWECQAAALMGELQMSAVRAALLEETTHEFSKECEALESRSISKAMEVEELEKSARILERENGELKAQLAAYVPAVVSLMDSVTSLGSRTRLSPKFPTDHNGEVKDADLTTELHDENCQQTGKDQIASVPDGFPDLQGIHRRIKSIEKAVLEMQELASTENLNLNSKLETAMRQIEELRFRSNSRRERVRAKRHINARQDGGKLGHGLGSNVKIQRPTPEISEEDNEMMTKDIMLDQTSECSSYGLSRRETADLDNQMLELWETTDQDVNIALKVGRAQKMVTAPTGNQRIGAAKAHKGKSLSTESLVKELGVDRESSKRFTEPYQEGSKRKIIERLDSDAQKLANLQITVQDLKRKVDITEAGKMVIGIEYGTVKQQLEEAEEAIMQLFDVNRKLMTHVEDRSRSLDGKPALESDESGSFRRRRVSEQVRRGSEKIVRLQLEVQKIQFMLLKLDEKESKGRTRIMERKTRVVLRDYLYGGIRKNHKRKKATFCACAKPPTKGD; encoded by the exons ATGGCAACTGTGATGCATTCAGATTCTAAAGGCATGTACTCATGGTGGTGGAACAGTCACATAAGCCCCAAAAATTCAAAATGGCTCCAGGAGAATCTCACAG ATATGGATACTAAAGTCAAGCAAATGATCAAGCTCATTGAAGAAGATGCTGATTCCTTTGCTAGGCGAGCAGAGATGTATTACAAGAAACGTCCAGAGTTAATGAAATTGGTAGAAGAGTTTTATCGAGCATACCGTGCAATGGCTGAAAGATATGATCATGCAACTGGGGTGCTCCGTCAGGCTCATCGGACCATGGCAGAAGCATTTCCAAACCAGGTTCCCCTGGTTTTTGGCGATGAATCACCGGGAGGTTCAGCTACAGAGGTTGGTCCCTGTTCACCTGAGATGCCACCACATTTACGTGCATTTTCAGAGCCCGATGAGCTGCAGAAGGATGCTGTGGGACTCTCTTCATATGCTATCAAGAGGAATGGAGAATTTTCAGAAGAATCTGAATCTGCAATGAGCAGGAAGGGTCATAAACAGTTCAATGATATGTTCGGTTCTGATGAAGCTACAAACCATGTCAAGTTCGCTGAAGGAAGAGCAAGAAAAAGCCTCAACTTTCACGATACAGAGGAGAAAGACCAAAGTCTGCAGAACAATGGGGTGCCTGATCTCAGTGTTCAAGTCCCGTCTGAGTCCGAACGAGTGAGTAAAGCTGAGATGGAAATTTTAAACTTGAAGGATGCTCTTGCCAAATTAGAAGCTGAAAAAGAAGCTGGCCTACTTGAGTACCGGCAGAGTTTGGAGAGATTGTCTAATCTAGAGCAAGAAGTCTCTCGCGCACAAGAAGATTCCCTGGGGCTTAATGAACGAGCAAGTCAAGCTGAAGCTGAAGTTCTGACTTTGAAGGATGCCCTCACCAAATTAGAGGCTGAAAGGGAAGCTAATCTTTTTCGATACCAGCAGTGCTTGGAGAAGATAAATAATCTTGAGAATAGTATATCTCATGCACAAAAGAATGCTGGAGAACTGAATGAGCGAGCTAGTAAAGCTGAAATTGAAGCCCAAGCTTTGAAGCAGGACCTCACCAAAGTAGAAGCTGAAAAGAAGGATGCTCTTGCTCAATACAAGCAGTGTTTAGAGACAATAAGCGACCTGGAACAAACATTATTGAATGCTGAAGAGAGTGCCAGAAGGATGACTGAACGAGCAGAGAAAGCAGAAACTGAACTTGAAACTCTAAAACTAGTAGTTGTTGAGCTGACCAAAGATAAGGAAGCAGCTGCTCTTCAGTACCAGCAGTGCTTAGAGACAATTTCTAGCCTGGCAAACAAACTTGATCGTGCCCAGGAGGAGGCACAAAGGCTTAACCGTGAGAAAGATGAAGGGGCTGCAAAGTTAAAAGGTGCTGAAGAAAGATGTAGTATGTTGGAGAGAACTAATCAGAATCTGCATACTGAATTTGAGTCTTTGGTGCAGAAGATGGGGGATCAAAGTCAAGAAATAACAGAGAAGCAGAAGGAAATGGGGAGACTTTGGACCTCCATACAAGAAGAACGTTTGAGATTCATGGAGGCTGAAACAGCATTTCACACTTTGCAGCGTTTGCACTCTCAATCTCGGGAAGAACTCAGATCTCTAGCCACTGAGCTTCAGAATAGGGCTCAAAATTTACAGGACAGTGAAACACGCAATCAGGGTTTAGAGGCTGAACTACAGAGGGTCAAGGATGAAAACAAAGGCCTGAATGAACTAAATTTAAGTTCAGCAATGTCCATTGAGAATTTGCAAGAGGAGATCTTAAGATTAAGGGAGACTATAGCCAAACTTGAAGCAGAAGTTGAGCTTAGACTGGACCAAAGAAATGCTCTTCAGCAAGAAATTTACTGTTTGAAAGAGGAGCTCAATGACTTTAACAAGAGACACCAGGATATGACAGGGCAGCTGAAATCAGTTGGCTTAACTCCAGAAAACTTTGCATCATCTGTGAAGGAATTGCAAGATGAGAACAGAAAGCTAAAAGATGTCTGTGAAAGAGACAAAGATGAAAAGCTGGCCCTACTCGAGAAGTTGAAAATCATGGAGaaaattattgagaaaaatacCCTATTAGAGAATTCACTCTCAGATTTGAATCTTGAGCTAGAAGGTGTTCGGGGGAGAGTAAAGACATTGGAAGAATCCTGTAACTCTCTTTTAGGAGAGAAATCCACCCTTGCTGCAGAGAACAATATGCTTATTTCTCAGTTACAGGTTGCAACTGAGAATCTGGAGAAACTTTTAAAGAGGAATAACGTTCTGGAGAATTCCCTTTTTGATGCAAATTCCAAACTTGAAGGATTGAGGGTAAAATTAAGTAACTTAGAAAATTCATGTTTGTTGCTTGGTGATGAGAAGTCTGGCCTGATAACACAGACAGAAGGTTTGTTTGCTCAGTTGGATGTCAGTCAGAAAAGATTTGAAGATTTAGAAAAAAGATATCGCGGATTAGAAGAAAAGTATGTGAGTCTGGAGAAAGAGCGAGAATTAACATTTTGTGAAGTAGAAGAGCTACAAAAGTCACTAGAAGCTGAAAAGCAAGAACATGCTAGCTTTGCATGGTCCCAAGTGACTGCTTTGGAAGCTCAAATCCATTTTCTACAAGTGGAAAGTCTATGCAGGAAGAAAGAATATGAAGAGGAACTGGACAAGTCCGTGACTGCTCAGGTAGAAATTTTCATCTTGCAGAAATGCGCACAGGATCTGGAAGAAAAGAATTTGTCCTTGTCACTTGAGTGCAGGAAACTCTCGGAAGCCTCCATGTTATCAGAAAAACTTATCTCTGAATTGGAGCTTGGAAATTCCGAAAAGCAGATGGACATAAAATCTTTATTTGATCAAATTACCATATTAAGGACAGGGCTTTATGAGATGTTGAGGACTCTTGAGGTTGATGCTATACATGGTCATGATGATACGATCGAACAAGACCAATCAGTTCTTAGCTGCGTATTTGGAAGACTCCGAGAGAAGCAGCATTCAATTCTAAAGTCTCTGGACGAAAATCAACAATTTTTTATTGAGAATTCAGTTCTTATTGCAATTCTTGGGCAACTGAAACTAGAGGCAGAAGATCTTGCTAAAGAGAAGAATTCACTGCACCAGGAGTTGAAGGTTTGGTCTGAGAAATTTTCAGAGCTTCAGAGAAGAGCTGGAAAACTTGTGGATATGAATGAAGAACTGAAATCAAAAGTGATAGAGGGAGGCCAAAGAGAAGAAGTTTTGCAGACTGAAATAGGAAGTGTTCGTAGACAACTGTTAGTTTTGCAAAGGGAACATCAGAGCTCATTGGAGGACAACCGTAAGGTGGTAGATGAGAGAAAGTCTTTGATGAAGGAAGTTTTAGACTTGGGCAAGGAGAAACATAATCTAGAAGAGGAAAACGATGCTGTCTTTGCAGAAGCAATATCTCAAAGTAACATCACTCTTATTTTAAAGGATATTATTGTTGATAATTTTGAGGAAATAAAGCATCTCACTGACAATTTAGATAAACTCAAATGTGCCAATGATGATCTTCATGGAAAACTGAGGATAATGGAGAGGAAGTTTGAAGATATGCAAATGGAAAACTCACATCTCAAAGATTCAATGAGAAACTTGGAGAATGAACTGGTTTCAGTTAGATCTGTTGGTGATCGGTTAAATGATGAAGTTTCAAAGGGAAAGGATTTGTTGGGCCAGAAAGAGATTGTGCTTTTGGAAGCTGAACGAATGCTCAGTTCAAGTCAAGAGGAGAGAGCCCAATTGCATGAAGTTATAGAGGAGCTGAAGACTAAATATGAGGAGGTCAAGTTGATAGGTGAAGATCAAAAGAAGCAAATTCTGAAACTATCTGGAGAGTATGATCATCGAAGTAAGGAAACTGAAAGCATTCGTCAGGGTAATCAGAAACTCGAGGTTGAATTGTCCAGATTGAAAGAGGAACTTGAAGAAACGAAAAACAGGGAGGATAGTTTGAGTGTTGAGCTACAAAAGGGAAGAAGTGAGGTTGAACGATGGGAATGTCAGGCTGCTGCACTGATGGGTGAGTTACAGATGTCTGCAGTCCGTGCAGCATTGCTTGAAGagacaactcatgagttcagcaAGGAATGCGAAGCCCTTGAAAGTAGAAGTATTTCCAAAGCTATGGAGGTAGAAGAGCTGGAAAAAAGTGCTAGAATCTTGGAACGTGAGAATGGAGAACTTAAAGCTCAGTTAGCAGCATATGTTCCAGCTGTTGTTTCTCTCATGGACAGTGTGACATCGTTGGGGAGTCGAACTCGCTTGTCTCCAAAATTTCCCACAGATCATAATGGCGAAGTAAAG GATGCCGATCTGACAACTGAATTGCATGACGAAAACTGTCAACAAACAGGTAAAGATCAAATTGCATCGGTTCCAGATGGTTTTCCTGACTTGCAAGGTATCCATAGGAGAATTAAATCTATTGAAAAAGCAGTGCTGGAAATGCAAGAGCTTGCGTCGACGGAAAACTTAAATCTCAATTCCAAACTTGAGACTGCTATGAGACAGATTGAAGAATTAAGATTTAGAAGCAACTCACGTCGAGAACGAGTTAGAGCAAAGAGGCACATAAATGCTAGACAAGACGGGGGGAAACTTGGCCATGGACTCGGTAGCAATGTCAAAATTCAGAGACCAACACCTGAAATTTCTGAAGAGGACAATGAGATGATGACAAAAGACATTATGCTTGATCAGACATCTGAGTGTTCATCCTATGGGTTAAGCAGGAGAGAAACTGCAGATCTTGATAATCAGATGCTTGAGTTGTGGGAAACCACTGACCAAGATGTTAACATCGCCTTGAAAGTTGGCAGGGCTCAGAAGATGGTCACTGCTCCAACTGGCAACCAACGAATTGGTGCTGCAAAGGCACACAAGGGCAAAAGTCTTTCTACAGAATCTCTTGTGAAGGAGTTAGGTGTTGATAGAGAGAGCTCTAAGAGATTTACAGAGCCTTACCAAGAAGGAAGCAAGAGGAAGATTATAGAAAGACTTGATTCTGATGCACAAAAGTTGGCTAACCTTCAAATAACTGTGCAGGATCTGAAGAGGAAAGTGGATATAACCGAGGCAGGAAAAATGGTGATAGGAATAGAATATGGTACGGTAAAACAGCAGCTAGAAGAAGCTGAGGAAGCCATCATGCAGCTATTTGATGTCAATCGCAAACTGATGACACACGTTGAAGATCGTTCTCGGTCTCTAGATGGGAAACCTGCATTAGAATCTGATGAGAGTGGTTCCTTTAGGAGGCGGAGAGTATCAGAACAAGTTCGAAGAGGGTCTGAAAAAATAGTGCGGTTGCAATTGGAGGTGCAGAAAATACAGTTCATGTTACTGAAACTTGACGAAAAAGAAAGCAAAGGACGAACCAGGATCATGGAGCGCAAAACAAGAGTTGTATTGCGGGACTATCTTTATGGCGGGATAAGAAAGAACCACAAGAGGAAGAAAGCAACCTTTTGTGCATGTGCTAAACCCCCAACGAAAGGAGATTGA